Proteins encoded within one genomic window of Polyodon spathula isolate WHYD16114869_AA chromosome 32, ASM1765450v1, whole genome shotgun sequence:
- the LOC121303332 gene encoding G-protein coupled receptor 12-like produces MNEHFSKNSTEAELGSWFEPSDDNSSLDLSSPAPEPVLKLWDVVLCISGTIIACENAIVVAIVFYTPSLRTPMFLLIGSLATADLLAGLGLIVHFVFLYCIRSEAVSLITVGLLVASFTASVSSLLAITIDRYLSLYNALTYYSDRTVTRTYIMLILTWGVSICLGLLPVMGWNCLKDESTCSIVKPLTKNNVMILSASFFAVFVVMLQLYVQICKIVCRHAHQIALQRHFLSTSHYVTTRKGISTLAVILGTFASCWLPFAIYCLLGDYTYPALYTYITLLPAIYNSMINPVIYAFRNQEIQKILWTACCGCMSPGMGCRSRSPSDV; encoded by the coding sequence ATGAACGAGCATTTCTCCAAAAACTCCACAGAGGCCGAGCTGGGCAGCTGGTTCGAGCCAAGCGATGACAATAGCTCCCTGGACCTATCTTCCCCGGCGCCGGAGCCAGTCCTGAAACTCTGGGATGTGGTGCTGTGCATCTCAGGGACCATCATCGCCTGTGAAAACGCCATCGTGGTGGCCATCGTCTTCTACACGCCGTCGCTGCGAACGCCGATGTTCCTTCTGATCGGTAGCCTGGCCACGGCGGACCTGCTTGCGGGTCTGGGGCTGATAGTCCACTTCGTGTTTCTGTACTGCATTCGATCCGAGGCGGTCAGTCTCATCACCGTTGGGCTGCTCGTCGCCTCGTTCACGGCCAGCGTGAGCAGCCTGCTGGCCATCACCATCGACCGCTACCTCTCACTGTACAACGCGCTCACCTACTACTCGGACAGGACAGTGACGCGCACCTACATCATGCTGATTCTCACCTGGGGCGTGTCGATCTGCCTGGGGCTGCTGCCCGTGATGGGCTGGAACTGTTTGAAAGACGAGTCCACCTGCAGCATAGTGAAGCCGCTGACCAAGAACAACGTCATGATCCTGTCCGCGTCCTTCTTCGCCGTGTTCGTCGTGATGCTGCAGCTCTATGTGCAGATCTGCAAGATCGTCTGCCGGCACGCCCACCAGATCGCCCTGCAGCGGCACTTCCTCTCCACCTCCCACTACGTGACCACCCGCAAGGGCATCTCCACGCTCGCCGTCATCCTGGGCACCTTCGCCAGCTGCTGGCTGCCGTTCGCCATCTACTGCCTGCTGGGCGACTACACCTACCCGGCCCTGTACACCTACATCACCCTGCTGCCCGCTATATATAACTCCATGATCAACCCGGTCATCTACGCCTTTCGGAACCAGGAGATCCAGAAGATTCTGTGGACGGCGTGCTGTGGGTGCATGTCACCAGGTATGGGCTGCCGGTCCAGGTCCCCCAGCGATGTCTAG